One stretch of Deltaproteobacteria bacterium DNA includes these proteins:
- a CDS encoding two-component sensor histidine kinase produces MNDQTSPLANDTADVRDDMATGDLYQVLRRKIVFLMALVTILPLLALAGINYYEHQTSLAAEIQAPLRALVGKAKHSFELFLTERTSAVSFIASAYSFEELSDDANLARIFQVMRREFPGFVDLGLIDDKGNQLSYSGPYDLKGRNYSEQIWFQQVQFKGTYVSDVFLGFRKFPHVAIAVRHVAESGRSWTLRATLDTMHFDRIISAMGLEPGSDAFLINRAGVLQTESHLHGKILSALPFALPSINLESNVRVIQDNNGDDIFLASAAVANSDFVLVGIKPKPSVLSTWYAIRADLLVIFLTSVVAIFTAVSRLTGTLIKRLQESDEQRLGAIHQMEHSQKLSSIGRLAAGVAHEINNPLAIINEKTGLMRDLLNLHADFPDKARFEKQIDAILRSVDRCKSITHRMLGFAKRMDVKIEALDVNTVLIETLGFLEREAQYRNVEVRTELAENLPMIPSDHGQIQQVFLNILNNALAAVNDGGRIVLSSRDMDGGYIAVSVEDNGCGMSEETRKHMFEPFFSTKKEKGTGLGMSITYGIIKRLGGEIEVTSKLNEGTTITILLPKNSQEG; encoded by the coding sequence ATGAACGACCAGACATCCCCCCTCGCCAACGACACCGCCGATGTCCGGGACGACATGGCCACCGGCGATCTTTACCAGGTTTTGCGGCGCAAAATCGTGTTCCTCATGGCCCTGGTGACCATCCTGCCGCTGCTGGCCCTGGCCGGGATCAACTACTACGAGCACCAGACCTCCCTGGCCGCCGAGATCCAGGCACCGCTCCGGGCCCTGGTCGGCAAGGCCAAGCATTCCTTTGAACTCTTCCTGACCGAACGGACGTCGGCCGTGAGCTTCATCGCCTCGGCCTACAGCTTCGAGGAGCTGTCCGACGACGCCAACCTGGCCCGGATCTTCCAAGTCATGCGCCGCGAATTTCCAGGTTTCGTGGACCTGGGCCTCATCGACGACAAGGGCAACCAACTCAGCTATTCCGGCCCCTATGACCTCAAGGGCCGCAATTATTCGGAGCAGATCTGGTTCCAACAGGTGCAATTCAAGGGGACCTATGTCAGCGACGTCTTTCTTGGTTTCCGCAAATTTCCCCACGTGGCCATCGCCGTGCGCCATGTCGCCGAAAGCGGACGGTCCTGGACCCTGCGCGCCACCCTGGACACCATGCATTTCGACCGCATCATCTCGGCCATGGGCTTGGAGCCGGGCAGCGACGCATTCCTGATCAACCGGGCCGGAGTGCTCCAGACCGAATCCCACCTCCACGGCAAAATTTTAAGCGCCCTGCCCTTCGCCCTGCCCTCCATCAACCTTGAATCCAATGTCCGTGTCATCCAGGACAACAACGGCGACGATATCTTTCTGGCTTCGGCCGCCGTGGCCAACTCGGATTTCGTCTTGGTCGGCATCAAGCCCAAGCCGTCGGTCTTGAGCACCTGGTACGCCATCCGCGCCGATCTGCTCGTCATTTTCCTGACCAGCGTCGTCGCCATCTTCACGGCCGTGTCCCGTCTGACCGGCACCCTGATCAAGCGGTTGCAGGAAAGCGACGAACAGCGCCTGGGGGCGATTCATCAGATGGAACACTCGCAAAAGCTGTCCTCCATCGGCCGTCTGGCCGCCGGCGTGGCCCACGAAATCAACAATCCCCTGGCCATCATCAACGAAAAAACCGGCCTCATGCGCGACCTGCTCAACCTCCACGCGGACTTTCCGGACAAGGCCCGGTTCGAGAAGCAGATCGACGCCATTCTGCGCTCCGTGGACCGCTGCAAGAGCATCACCCACCGCATGCTCGGCTTCGCCAAGCGCATGGACGTGAAAATCGAAGCCCTGGACGTGAACACCGTCCTCATCGAGACCCTGGGCTTCCTGGAACGCGAGGCCCAGTACCGCAATGTCGAAGTGCGGACCGAATTGGCCGAGAACCTGCCCATGATCCCCTCGGACCACGGTCAGATCCAACAGGTTTTCCTGAACATTCTCAACAACGCCCTGGCCGCCGTCAACGATGGCGGCCGGATCGTCCTGTCCTCCCGCGACATGGACGGAGGCTACATCGCCGTCTCGGTCGAGGACAACGGCTGCGGCATGAGCGAGGAAACCCGCAAGCACATGTTCGAGCCCTTTTTCTCCACCAAGAAGGAAAAGGGCACGGGCCTGGGCATGTCCATCACCTACGGCATCATCAAGCGGCTGGGCGGAGAAATCGAGGTCACAAGCAAGCTGAACGAGGGGACCACGATCACCATCCTGCTCCCCAAGAACTCCCAGGAAGGATAA
- a CDS encoding dinitrogenase iron-molybdenum cofactor biosynthesis protein — MDRRVLITIAKDEIAPRFDMATEALLMTITESGDIMRRKSFLLARASGDELCDLALSRDIGTIVCGAIEDEYYHYLRLKRIEIIDFVAGPLDEVLPRLTVNTLHEGDILYPRFGELA; from the coding sequence ATGGACCGCCGCGTACTCATCACCATCGCCAAGGACGAAATCGCGCCCCGCTTCGATATGGCCACCGAGGCACTGCTCATGACCATCACCGAAAGCGGGGACATCATGCGCCGCAAATCCTTTCTCCTGGCCCGCGCCTCGGGAGACGAGCTGTGCGATTTGGCTCTCTCCCGGGATATCGGGACCATCGTCTGTGGCGCCATCGAGGACGAGTACTACCATTACCTGCGCCTCAAGCGGATCGAAATCATTGACTTCGTGGCCGGCCCCCTGGACGAGGTCCTGCCTCGGCTGACCGTCAATACCCTGCACGAGGGCGACATCCTTTATCCGCGCTTCGGGGAGTTGGCATGA
- a CDS encoding PAS domain S-box protein — translation MVKRLEELIGADCPNIPALLDGLPMGVALLDGEGHVLMLNKALEALTGFSRDEVRGLPCQHVLHSRACVHNCPHRAEKLPDTGIETDCINRHRRKIPVRITPVRVVDGKNNPVCILDVVEDLTTLRELEARLSQTSGPGQIIGRGQAMEKLLRLVPVIAQHDAPVLITGETGTGKDLLAESIHKASPRSREPFVRFSCGPMPSEMLDAELFGRAIDGSEEIKPGRFQQAQGGSLYLSEIADLPPAQQARLVRFLDEGTIAPVGATRPTRVAARLMLSSTESPEKLVRDGRLREDLFHRISAIRLHLPRLKDRGEDLGFLLHHFLNHYAARFKKSIIGISPDALSLVCAHDFPGNVRELKNIMEFAVMVCTGDTILVEHLPGHLPGLRDAGPTPRTQAGRKSPRKNG, via the coding sequence GTGGTGAAGCGGCTTGAAGAACTCATCGGTGCCGACTGCCCGAACATACCGGCTCTGCTCGACGGCCTGCCCATGGGCGTGGCGCTGCTCGACGGCGAGGGACATGTGCTCATGCTCAACAAGGCCCTGGAAGCCCTGACCGGCTTTTCCCGGGACGAGGTTCGCGGCCTGCCCTGCCAGCATGTTCTGCACAGCCGGGCGTGCGTGCACAACTGCCCGCATCGGGCCGAAAAACTGCCGGACACCGGCATCGAAACCGATTGCATCAACCGTCATCGCCGCAAGATCCCGGTCCGCATCACCCCGGTTCGTGTTGTCGACGGCAAGAACAATCCGGTCTGCATTCTGGACGTGGTCGAGGATCTGACCACCCTGCGGGAACTGGAAGCCCGTCTGTCCCAAACATCGGGGCCGGGTCAGATCATCGGCCGCGGCCAGGCCATGGAAAAGCTCCTCCGGTTGGTGCCGGTCATCGCCCAGCACGACGCCCCCGTGCTCATCACCGGCGAAACCGGCACCGGCAAGGATCTCCTGGCCGAATCCATTCACAAGGCCTCGCCCCGGTCGCGGGAGCCCTTTGTCCGCTTCAGCTGCGGTCCCATGCCGTCGGAAATGCTCGACGCCGAGCTCTTCGGGCGCGCCATCGACGGCTCGGAAGAAATCAAGCCAGGCCGGTTCCAACAGGCCCAGGGAGGCTCGCTGTACCTCTCGGAGATCGCGGACCTTCCCCCGGCCCAACAAGCGCGTCTGGTTCGATTTCTGGACGAGGGCACCATCGCGCCGGTGGGCGCGACGCGGCCGACGCGGGTGGCCGCGCGCCTCATGCTGTCCTCCACCGAATCCCCGGAAAAACTGGTCCGCGATGGCCGCCTGCGCGAGGATCTTTTCCACCGCATCTCGGCCATCCGCCTGCACCTGCCCCGGCTCAAGGACAGAGGGGAGGATCTGGGCTTTTTGCTCCACCACTTTCTGAATCACTATGCGGCCCGATTCAAAAAGAGTATCATCGGCATCAGCCCAGACGCCCTGAGCCTGGTCTGCGCCCATGACTTTCCCGGAAACGTGCGGGAACTCAAGAATATCATGGAATTCGCGGTCATGGTCTGCACCGGGGACACCATCCTCGTCGAGCATCTGCCAGGGCACCTGCCCGGCCTGCGGGACGCTGGACCAACCCCGCGCACCCAGGCAGGGCGTAAATCCCCCCGAAAAAACGGATAG
- a CDS encoding DUF1634 domain-containing protein gives MNRSDTNAPAEQVAYANILFYGCWSGLALMLITYCLYVFGILAPYVPTEIVTQSWSHPVQEYLSKNNVPVGWGWATLLSKGDFLNFVGIALLASLTVVAYIPLVFAYLKKKDLPFAIIAALEVIVLCVAASGIFGSGGH, from the coding sequence ATGAACAGATCGGACACAAATGCCCCCGCGGAACAGGTCGCCTACGCCAATATCCTCTTCTATGGGTGTTGGAGCGGGCTCGCGCTCATGCTGATCACGTATTGCCTCTATGTTTTTGGCATCCTGGCCCCTTACGTTCCCACGGAAATCGTCACCCAATCATGGTCCCATCCCGTGCAGGAATATCTCTCGAAAAACAATGTGCCCGTCGGCTGGGGTTGGGCGACCCTGCTGTCCAAAGGTGATTTCCTCAACTTCGTGGGCATCGCGCTCCTGGCCAGCTTGACCGTCGTCGCCTACATCCCGCTCGTATTTGCCTATCTCAAAAAGAAAGACCTGCCCTTTGCCATCATCGCGGCACTCGAAGTCATCGTGCTTTGCGTGGCGGCATCGGGCATCTTTGGCAGCGGCGGTCACTAA
- a CDS encoding sulfite exporter TauE/SafE family protein, with translation MRILGGAGLAVLLVATLAWANNDTNIAQEAAKQMAEATGGSSTMPWWAWPTILLFFCFVMGIIAVLAGVGGAVLFVPLVSGFFPFHLDFVRGTGLLVALAGALAAGPGLLKRNLASLRLALPVALIASICSIVGAFLGLALPADVIQICLGGTIIFIAGLLLTSKNTARPVVAKQDALSLALGMNGAYIEPATGEVIEWKTHRTIPGLMLFVIIGLMAGMFGLGAGWANVPVLNLLMGAPLKVAVGTSKFLLSITDTSAAWVYLNQGCVIPLMAIPSIIGLMMGSFVGVRLLAKAKPTFIRYMVIGVLAFSGGKALLKGLGF, from the coding sequence ATGCGGATTCTTGGAGGGGCCGGATTGGCGGTTCTCCTGGTGGCCACCCTGGCTTGGGCAAACAACGACACCAACATCGCCCAGGAGGCAGCCAAACAGATGGCCGAGGCAACTGGTGGCTCATCGACCATGCCCTGGTGGGCCTGGCCCACCATTTTGCTTTTTTTCTGTTTTGTCATGGGCATCATCGCCGTGCTGGCCGGAGTTGGCGGCGCGGTTTTATTCGTACCCCTCGTCAGCGGATTCTTTCCTTTCCACCTGGACTTCGTCCGTGGCACCGGATTGCTGGTGGCCCTGGCCGGAGCCCTGGCCGCCGGCCCGGGCCTGCTCAAGCGCAATCTGGCCAGCCTGCGCCTGGCCCTGCCCGTGGCACTGATCGCCTCGATCTGTTCCATCGTGGGAGCCTTCCTTGGCTTGGCCCTGCCCGCCGATGTCATTCAGATCTGCTTGGGCGGCACCATCATCTTCATCGCGGGGCTGCTCCTGACATCCAAGAACACGGCCCGTCCCGTTGTCGCCAAACAGGACGCTCTGAGTCTGGCCCTGGGCATGAACGGCGCGTATATCGAACCCGCCACCGGTGAAGTCATCGAATGGAAGACCCATCGCACCATCCCCGGCCTGATGCTGTTCGTCATCATCGGCTTGATGGCCGGTATGTTCGGACTGGGAGCGGGGTGGGCCAACGTACCCGTCCTAAACCTGCTCATGGGCGCCCCGCTCAAGGTTGCCGTGGGCACCAGCAAGTTCCTGCTGTCCATCACCGACACTTCCGCCGCCTGGGTGTACCTCAATCAGGGCTGCGTCATCCCGCTCATGGCCATTCCCTCCATCATCGGCCTCATGATGGGCTCCTTTGTCGGCGTCCGGCTGCTGGCCAAGGCCAAGCCGACCTTTATCCGCTACATGGTCATCGGCGTGCTGGCCTTCTCGGGCGGCAAGGCCCTGCTCAAGGGACTGGGTTTCTAA
- a CDS encoding sigma-54-dependent Fis family transcriptional regulator, producing MTEKDGVRTGRKKTGKKIPNVPEEREIEVLELGTEDGLGKFVFQSKAMRDLYRLAMQVAGADATILVYGESGTGKELFARLVHQLSGRRTRPFVPVNCGVLKGELFADKFFGHEAGAFTGAQRPRKGSFELAADGTLFLDEVGEIPPPNQVDFLRVLEEKTFRRLGGEKTLSFAARIVAATNRLLPKMVGAGEFRADLYYRLNVVPVTLPPLRERPDDIPPLAEYFLAMYRHRYHKPDVHLAPATLGALCEYPWPGNVRELRNLTERLVLLSAEPCIEPSHLPLEMRLATGLPTTDSQRGVMTLAAAARQAEVAAIVRAWNEAEGSKARLAELLGVSPRTLRYKLAEYELKLV from the coding sequence ATGACGGAAAAAGACGGCGTGCGGACTGGCCGGAAAAAGACCGGCAAAAAAATTCCCAATGTTCCAGAAGAACGGGAAATCGAGGTCCTGGAGCTGGGCACCGAGGACGGTCTTGGAAAATTTGTTTTTCAGTCCAAGGCTATGCGTGATTTATACCGTCTGGCCATGCAGGTCGCCGGCGCCGACGCGACTATTCTGGTCTACGGCGAATCCGGTACCGGCAAGGAGCTGTTCGCCCGCTTGGTGCACCAGTTGTCCGGCCGGCGGACCCGTCCCTTCGTGCCCGTCAACTGTGGCGTGCTCAAGGGCGAGCTGTTCGCGGACAAGTTTTTCGGCCACGAGGCCGGCGCGTTTACCGGCGCCCAGCGGCCGCGCAAGGGCAGTTTCGAACTGGCCGCCGACGGCACCCTGTTTTTGGATGAAGTGGGCGAGATTCCGCCGCCCAACCAGGTCGATTTCCTGCGGGTGCTGGAGGAAAAGACCTTTCGCCGCCTGGGCGGGGAAAAGACGTTGTCCTTCGCCGCCCGCATCGTGGCCGCGACCAACCGGTTGCTGCCCAAAATGGTCGGCGCCGGGGAATTTCGGGCCGATCTGTATTACCGCCTGAACGTGGTCCCCGTGACCCTGCCGCCCCTGCGCGAACGGCCCGACGACATCCCTCCCCTGGCCGAGTATTTTCTGGCCATGTATCGCCATCGCTACCACAAGCCCGATGTCCATCTGGCTCCGGCCACCCTGGGCGCCCTGTGCGAGTATCCCTGGCCCGGCAACGTGCGCGAACTGCGCAACCTGACCGAGCGCCTGGTTCTTCTTTCCGCCGAACCCTGTATCGAACCCTCCCATTTGCCCCTGGAGATGCGCCTGGCCACGGGCCTTCCCACCACGGACAGCCAGCGTGGCGTCATGACCTTGGCGGCGGCCGCGCGTCAGGCCGAAGTGGCGGCCATTGTCCGCGCCTGGAACGAGGCCGAGGGCAGCAAGGCCAGACTGGCCGAACTGCTGGGCGTCAGCCCCCGGACCCTGCGGTACAAACTGGCCGAGTACGAGCTTAAGCTGGTCTGA
- a CDS encoding TonB family protein, with amino-acid sequence MFAVPDPINLDEPEHELCHGPLPPVPDWSGLIDAPENGRGSWRFPCAGLSLMLHAGLVVLALSMALARPMPRPAVRISLLPPINAPGGNVAPPAVVPARIASTAPVPPVPATPTAPRPAVRSALAPEKRSAPKSARRVNRSGPVRIAPRETPTPARSTSVTPAPSTPDVFATPSPGIASQGRNPVGDGSVASVPPRVTDHGSSGGSRPGEIGTGPVQANFGEADGPRFVRRVLPEYPALARRKGREGRVVLRVTIGSEGELKDVRIVEGGGHGFADAALAAVRASSYAPARRNGHRVECSALLPIRFSLKS; translated from the coding sequence GTGTTTGCTGTCCCCGATCCAATCAACCTTGACGAGCCGGAGCATGAACTCTGCCATGGGCCCTTGCCGCCCGTGCCCGATTGGTCCGGTTTGATCGACGCGCCGGAGAACGGTCGTGGGTCGTGGCGTTTTCCGTGCGCCGGCCTGTCGCTGATGCTGCACGCCGGACTCGTTGTCCTGGCTCTTTCCATGGCCCTGGCCAGGCCCATGCCCCGGCCGGCGGTTCGTATTTCCCTGCTTCCCCCGATCAACGCCCCTGGTGGGAACGTGGCACCACCTGCCGTTGTTCCGGCGCGGATCGCGTCGACCGCCCCGGTTCCGCCCGTTCCGGCCACCCCGACGGCGCCCAGGCCGGCTGTCCGCTCCGCGCTGGCGCCGGAGAAACGCTCCGCGCCAAAATCAGCCCGGCGCGTGAATCGCTCCGGGCCAGTCCGGATCGCGCCCAGGGAAACACCCACGCCCGCGCGGTCCACGTCCGTCACGCCTGCCCCGTCCACGCCCGACGTTTTCGCGACGCCTTCGCCGGGAATCGCGTCCCAAGGTCGGAATCCGGTCGGGGATGGTTCCGTGGCCTCGGTCCCGCCTCGCGTTACGGACCACGGATCGTCTGGCGGGAGTCGTCCCGGCGAGATCGGGACGGGACCCGTCCAGGCCAATTTTGGCGAGGCCGACGGCCCGCGCTTCGTGCGCCGCGTCTTGCCCGAATATCCAGCACTGGCCCGGCGCAAGGGGCGGGAAGGGCGTGTCGTGCTGCGGGTGACCATCGGAAGCGAGGGCGAGCTCAAGGATGTCCGGATCGTGGAGGGCGGCGGGCATGGCTTCGCGGATGCGGCCCTGGCCGCCGTTCGGGCGTCGAGCTATGCGCCGGCACGGCGGAACGGGCATCGCGTGGAGTGCTCGGCGTTGCTGCCCATTCGTTTTTCCTTGAAGAGTTGA
- a CDS encoding iron ABC transporter substrate-binding protein, with protein sequence MPRTMLCLFLLILAPVLAQARTVTDAMGRAVEIPDRVERVICSGSGCLRLLAYLQAQDLVVAVDDIETKRNQFDARPYALASPRLKTMPIFGQFRGQDNPELILSLDPQPQVIFKTYAGMGHDPEELQAKTGLPVVVLDAGDLGAGRERFNAALRLMGAVVGKSERAGALISYFDAAIADLAGRTRDIPDDKRPSAYLGGVAYKGPHGFQSTEPTYPPFAFVGARNLAHDQGGAGKDLSNTDVAKEQIVAWNPEFLFVDLSTLQMGEAAGGLFELRADPAYATLTAVREGRVFGVLPYNWYAQNYESILANAYFIGKTLYPDRFADIDPVAKADQIYGFVVGKPVFGAMNQTFGDLVFTRLKVR encoded by the coding sequence ATGCCGCGCACGATGCTGTGTCTGTTTTTGCTGATTCTGGCTCCGGTTCTGGCCCAGGCCCGGACCGTGACCGACGCCATGGGCCGCGCCGTGGAGATTCCGGACCGGGTGGAGCGGGTCATCTGTTCCGGCTCGGGCTGTCTGCGCCTGCTGGCCTACCTTCAGGCCCAGGATCTGGTCGTGGCCGTGGATGACATCGAAACCAAGCGCAACCAGTTCGACGCCCGTCCCTATGCTCTGGCCAGTCCCCGGCTCAAGACCATGCCTATTTTCGGACAGTTCCGGGGGCAGGACAACCCCGAGCTGATTTTAAGCCTTGATCCCCAGCCCCAGGTCATCTTCAAGACCTACGCCGGCATGGGGCACGATCCCGAGGAATTGCAGGCCAAGACCGGCCTGCCGGTGGTGGTGCTGGACGCGGGTGATCTGGGGGCGGGGCGCGAGCGGTTCAACGCGGCCCTGCGCCTCATGGGCGCTGTTGTCGGCAAGAGCGAGCGGGCCGGGGCGCTCATCTCTTATTTCGACGCGGCCATCGCCGACCTGGCCGGCCGCACCCGCGACATCCCGGACGACAAACGTCCCTCCGCCTACCTGGGCGGAGTGGCCTACAAGGGGCCGCATGGGTTTCAGTCCACCGAGCCGACCTATCCGCCCTTCGCCTTTGTCGGTGCCCGCAATCTGGCCCATGATCAGGGCGGGGCGGGCAAGGATCTGAGCAACACGGACGTGGCCAAGGAACAGATCGTGGCCTGGAATCCGGAATTTTTGTTCGTCGATCTGTCCACCCTGCAGATGGGCGAGGCCGCCGGTGGGCTCTTCGAGCTGCGCGCGGACCCGGCCTACGCCACGCTTACGGCGGTCCGCGAGGGTCGGGTTTTCGGCGTGCTGCCCTACAACTGGTACGCCCAGAATTACGAATCCATCCTGGCCAACGCGTATTTCATCGGCAAGACGCTGTATCCGGATCGCTTCGCGGACATCGACCCCGTGGCCAAGGCCGATCAGATCTACGGATTTGTCGTGGGCAAGCCGGTTTTCGGAGCCATGAACCAGACCTTTGGCGATCTCGTCTTTACCCGGCTCAAGGTGCGCTGA
- a CDS encoding iron ABC transporter permease yields the protein MHADHGHVPEEYRRYLGWKFLIIAVAGLALLLALVLSLGLGAAKVPVADVLASLTGLGASPRVDAIVRGIRLPQALAAVVAGGGLAVAGAVMQAILRNPLGSPFTLGISHAAAFGAAFSVMVLGSGLMTSGQRAVTIVEPYVTTLAAFVASLGASAVIIAISRLRGARPETMVLTGVALGALFTAATMFLQYFATDVQLAAMVFWTFGDTARASWSELGMMTATTAPCFLYFWAKSWDYNAMDAGDETARGLGVRVERERMVGMFLASLVTAVLIAFLGIIGFVGLVIPHMFRRVIGADHRFLLPASLVGGALLLLISDTAARLALKPHLLPVSVLTAFLGAPTFLYLIIRGRRP from the coding sequence ATGCACGCCGATCACGGCCATGTGCCCGAGGAATATCGTCGTTATCTGGGCTGGAAGTTTCTGATCATCGCCGTGGCCGGACTGGCCTTGCTCCTGGCCCTGGTGCTGTCGTTGGGGCTGGGCGCGGCCAAGGTTCCCGTGGCCGATGTCCTGGCCAGCCTGACCGGGTTGGGCGCCTCGCCCCGCGTGGACGCCATCGTGCGCGGCATCCGCCTGCCCCAGGCCCTGGCGGCCGTGGTCGCCGGCGGCGGCCTGGCCGTGGCCGGCGCGGTCATGCAGGCTATCTTGCGCAATCCGCTGGGGTCGCCGTTCACCCTGGGCATTTCCCATGCCGCCGCTTTTGGCGCGGCTTTCTCGGTCATGGTGCTGGGGTCCGGGCTCATGACCTCGGGCCAGCGGGCCGTGACCATCGTCGAGCCCTATGTCACCACCCTGGCCGCCTTCGTGGCCAGCCTGGGCGCCTCGGCCGTGATCATCGCCATTTCCAGGCTGCGCGGAGCCCGGCCCGAAACCATGGTCCTGACCGGCGTCGCCCTGGGCGCGCTGTTCACCGCCGCGACCATGTTCCTGCAATACTTCGCCACGGACGTGCAGCTGGCGGCCATGGTCTTTTGGACCTTTGGCGACACGGCCAGGGCATCCTGGTCCGAGCTGGGCATGATGACCGCCACCACCGCACCCTGTTTTCTCTATTTCTGGGCCAAAAGTTGGGACTACAACGCCATGGACGCCGGCGACGAGACCGCCCGGGGCCTTGGCGTGCGCGTGGAACGCGAACGCATGGTCGGCATGTTCCTGGCCAGTCTGGTCACGGCCGTGCTCATCGCCTTTCTGGGGATCATCGGTTTTGTCGGACTGGTCATCCCGCACATGTTCCGGCGCGTCATCGGCGCGGATCATCGTTTTTTGCTGCCCGCGTCCCTGGTGGGCGGGGCGCTGTTGCTGCTGATTTCGGACACGGCGGCCCGTCTGGCCCTCAAGCCGCATCTGCTGCCGGTGTCGGTCCTGACCGCGTTTCTGGGCGCGCCGACCTTTTTGTACCTTATCATCCGGGGGCGGCGGCCATGA
- a CDS encoding ABC transporter ATP-binding protein, whose translation MMLSVCNVHFTYNSHPVLADIDFCLRRGELLAILGPNGVGKTTLLKCMNAMLRPTLGSILIDEHDILSLSPPHIARDIGYVSQKCEVSRLTVFDAVLMGRIPHIRWRAGEADLTKTDAVIHTLGLSGLAMRYIDTLSGGELQKVSIARALVQEPSLLLLDEPTSALDLRNQVEIMALIRRVVDEHHIAAVMTMHDLNMALRHADQTIFLKNGTIHALAEPDAVTPETIEQVYGLPVRIHRIDGQPVVLPQN comes from the coding sequence ATGATGCTTTCTGTTTGCAACGTGCATTTCACCTACAACAGCCATCCGGTCTTGGCGGATATCGATTTTTGTCTGCGCCGAGGCGAGCTGCTGGCCATTCTCGGCCCCAACGGCGTTGGCAAGACCACGCTTCTCAAATGCATGAACGCCATGCTCCGTCCGACCCTGGGCTCGATTCTGATCGACGAGCACGATATCCTGAGTCTGTCTCCGCCGCATATCGCCCGCGACATCGGCTATGTCTCCCAGAAATGCGAGGTCTCGCGCCTGACGGTTTTCGACGCCGTGCTCATGGGCCGCATTCCGCACATCCGCTGGCGCGCCGGCGAAGCCGATCTGACCAAGACCGACGCCGTCATCCACACCCTGGGCCTGTCCGGTCTGGCCATGCGCTACATCGACACCTTGAGCGGTGGCGAGCTGCAAAAGGTGTCCATTGCCCGCGCCCTGGTCCAGGAACCGTCGCTGTTGTTGCTGGACGAGCCGACCAGTGCCCTGGATCTCAGGAACCAGGTCGAGATCATGGCCCTCATCCGCCGCGTGGTGGACGAGCACCATATCGCGGCGGTCATGACCATGCACGACCTGAACATGGCCCTGCGCCACGCCGACCAGACCATTTTTTTGAAAAACGGGACCATCCACGCCCTGGCCGAGCCCGACGCGGTCACACCCGAGACCATCGAGCAGGTCTACGGCCTGCCGGTGCGCATCCACCGTATCGACGGCCAACCCGTGGTTTTGCCCCAAAACTGA
- a CDS encoding formylmethanofuran dehydrogenase: protein MSCQIPEDRINATIAFHGHSCPGLAIGIRAAELALSTLDHPTDSEIVAVAETDMCGVDAIQFLTGATVGKGNFIHRDHGKMAFSFFHRGTGKGFRAVLRPRARGSIDGEMNVLMRKVYGADATDEERERLTVLRQDIQDRYMSLPLEELFDVTELEDGLPRPPKILQSLVCEHCGEMTMESRTRRFAGQTLCIPCFSKVEQKI, encoded by the coding sequence ATGTCCTGCCAAATACCCGAAGACCGTATCAACGCCACCATCGCCTTTCACGGCCACAGCTGTCCCGGTCTGGCCATCGGTATCCGCGCCGCCGAATTGGCCCTGAGTACCCTTGATCATCCCACGGATTCAGAAATTGTCGCCGTGGCCGAGACCGACATGTGTGGCGTGGACGCCATTCAGTTTTTGACCGGCGCGACCGTGGGCAAGGGGAATTTTATTCATCGTGATCATGGTAAAATGGCGTTTTCGTTTTTCCATCGCGGCACGGGAAAAGGGTTTCGCGCTGTTCTGCGGCCACGGGCCAGGGGCAGCATCGATGGGGAGATGAATGTACTGATGCGTAAGGTTTATGGTGCCGATGCCACGGACGAGGAGCGCGAACGTTTGACCGTGTTGCGCCAGGATATCCAGGATCGGTATATGTCTTTGCCGTTGGAGGAGCTGTTCGATGTGACGGAACTTGAGGATGGTCTGCCTCGGCCGCCCAAGATTTTGCAGAGTCTTGTTTGTGAACATTGCGGGGAGATGACCATGGAATCGCGTACCCGGCGCTTTGCCGGTCAGACTCTGTGCATTCCGTGTTTTTCCAAGGTCGAACAGAAGATTTAA